In a single window of the Leptospira sanjuanensis genome:
- a CDS encoding VOC family protein has protein sequence MIIVEGIDYFLIPAENPEASAKFYSDIFDFESVDEKSGEYVVMGLDSINIKLQKISGFKNSLGENKIPVLSFVLDVDDFTEAIAELEENKISIVRGPETNSGGEFLHFLDPAGNVLEISYKD, from the coding sequence ATGATTATCGTTGAAGGAATCGACTATTTCTTAATACCTGCGGAGAACCCGGAAGCCTCTGCCAAGTTTTATTCTGATATATTCGATTTTGAATCGGTGGATGAAAAGTCCGGCGAATACGTCGTAATGGGACTCGATTCGATCAATATCAAACTTCAGAAAATTTCCGGTTTCAAAAATTCCCTCGGAGAAAACAAGATTCCGGTGCTAAGTTTTGTTTTGGATGTGGATGATTTTACCGAAGCGATCGCGGAACTTGAAGAGAATAAGATTTCCATCGTTCGCGGACCGGAAACCAACAGTGGCGGAGAATTCTTACACTTCCTGGATCCGGCAGGAAACGTTTTAGAAATCAGTTATAAAGATTGA
- a CDS encoding DUF2147 domain-containing protein, with protein MMKFRMIAIFLAFAFVSAPAFAGEEDAILGKWWNKEKDAQVDLHKCGAKICGKIVWLKEPLYPAGSTEGTPGTPKLDIHNKDESLRTRPTLGLVFLTGFSYEGEQVWTGGRVYDPKGGKTYDGRLTLRNADTLDLKGGYKVGFMMIGKESTWTRVK; from the coding sequence ATGATGAAGTTTAGAATGATCGCAATTTTTCTGGCGTTCGCGTTCGTTTCAGCGCCCGCGTTCGCAGGTGAAGAAGATGCAATTCTTGGAAAATGGTGGAATAAGGAAAAAGACGCTCAAGTAGACTTACACAAATGCGGAGCGAAAATTTGCGGAAAAATCGTATGGTTGAAAGAGCCCCTTTATCCTGCGGGAAGTACTGAGGGAACTCCGGGGACTCCAAAATTAGACATTCATAATAAGGACGAAAGTCTTCGCACACGCCCGACTTTGGGACTTGTTTTCCTTACCGGCTTCTCCTATGAAGGCGAGCAAGTTTGGACCGGCGGAAGAGTTTACGATCCGAAAGGCGGTAAAACATACGATGGAAGACTTACTTTAAGAAACGCGGATACTCTCGATCTCAAAGGCGGATATAAAGTCGGCTTCATGATGATCGGAAAAGAATCCACTTGGACTCGAGTAAAATAA
- the dcd gene encoding dCTP deaminase, whose protein sequence is MILTGKEIQKRIGQDIVITPYSEKQLNPNSYNLRLHEELLVYTEVPLDMKKPNPSEKLIIPETGLLLKPGVLYLGRTLEFTETHNLVPMLEGRSSIGRLGMLVHVTAGFGDVGFKGFWTLEISVIQPLIVYPGVEVCQIFYHTLEGQITEYTSGKYQANQGIQPSMLYKDFEK, encoded by the coding sequence ATGATTCTTACAGGAAAAGAAATTCAAAAACGAATCGGTCAAGATATCGTAATCACTCCCTATTCCGAAAAACAACTCAATCCGAATTCTTACAATCTAAGACTCCACGAAGAACTTCTGGTTTATACGGAAGTTCCTTTGGATATGAAAAAACCGAACCCGTCGGAAAAGCTCATCATTCCCGAAACCGGTCTTCTTTTAAAACCCGGCGTATTGTATTTGGGAAGAACCCTGGAATTTACGGAGACGCATAACTTAGTACCGATGCTCGAAGGAAGATCTTCGATCGGAAGATTGGGAATGCTCGTTCACGTAACGGCTGGATTCGGAGACGTTGGATTCAAAGGATTTTGGACTTTGGAAATTTCCGTCATTCAACCTCTCATCGTTTATCCGGGCGTGGAAGTTTGTCAGATTTTTTATCACACTCTTGAAGGACAAATAACGGAATACACATCGGGTAAATACCAAGCGAATCAGGGCATCCAACCTTCGATGTTATATAAAGACTTCGAGAAGTAG
- a CDS encoding LIC10067 family putative lipoprotein, whose amino-acid sequence MLHKSRKIFLTILLLSFFFQCKESDSSNDLFTGLGLGSPVITSIDPPSGSPPQTDGVSYTGTQITITGRNFAPSSAETFVKFNGLSGTIFSVTTTEIITTVPSGTTAGFLTVAKTDGFCDTVYGTDGYNCSARRFYVDCYKAYSNIYGDETAVNYPDSQTIKFTDDYSTKAFRSNLRETGGTILTFECDNLVAVKYFTTSCTTVDVGTLAAPVYNPTINFADNYAVQYFITTGKGSCKIGFQ is encoded by the coding sequence ATGTTACATAAATCGAGAAAAATTTTCCTAACAATTCTGCTCTTATCCTTCTTCTTTCAATGCAAAGAAAGCGACTCCAGCAACGATTTATTTACCGGACTCGGTTTGGGGAGTCCCGTGATTACTTCGATCGATCCGCCGTCCGGATCTCCTCCGCAGACGGACGGAGTTTCTTATACGGGAACTCAGATTACTATCACGGGAAGAAATTTCGCTCCGAGTTCCGCGGAGACGTTCGTGAAATTCAACGGACTTTCCGGCACGATCTTTTCCGTGACTACGACGGAAATCATCACCACCGTTCCGTCCGGAACTACGGCCGGATTTTTGACCGTCGCTAAGACCGACGGTTTTTGTGATACGGTTTACGGGACCGACGGATACAACTGTTCGGCGAGACGGTTCTACGTAGACTGTTACAAAGCCTACTCGAATATCTACGGCGATGAAACTGCAGTGAATTATCCCGATTCACAAACCATTAAATTTACGGATGATTATTCCACGAAGGCGTTCCGATCCAATCTCCGAGAAACGGGCGGGACGATTCTTACCTTTGAATGCGATAACTTGGTCGCTGTGAAATATTTTACGACCAGTTGTACGACCGTCGACGTAGGAACACTCGCTGCTCCGGTATACAACCCGACGATCAATTTTGCGGACAATTATGCCGTTCAATATTTCATAACGACGGGAAAGGGAAGTTGTAAGATCGGATTTCAATAA
- a CDS encoding gluzincin family metallopeptidase, which translates to MRKFLIGFLLLFSFSIYSDKSAAAWVRRIPLNRGELVLEIRNSSQDKEWNEFAYRKTGDLFRALESYSGISFHEASASVFEGQKASEKYKVLLVVQDQVVLNGTRVGGYNNISGDLGPSRGIFMEPDLSPAGYPALLFHELGHFYFSNIPWLSEGLVSFLPFVLYKEKKINLTKEELISIAEEWSSEEGLQGGKDFPLDPDFREKNPAATPTFYNKALKIQYILYKELGPAGYRDFVKKLVFENSPKTTGEVILILKSIRDKNWSSLLRGWVTRGPYEVYTWKTFQRESILGTFVQLP; encoded by the coding sequence GTGCGTAAGTTCCTCATAGGGTTTTTACTTCTTTTTTCGTTCAGTATCTATTCGGATAAAAGCGCCGCCGCGTGGGTTCGGAGAATTCCTCTGAACCGCGGGGAACTCGTTTTGGAAATTCGAAATTCTTCCCAGGATAAGGAATGGAACGAGTTTGCCTATCGAAAGACCGGCGATCTTTTTCGAGCGCTCGAATCCTATTCCGGAATTTCTTTTCACGAAGCGAGCGCTTCCGTGTTCGAAGGTCAAAAGGCCTCCGAAAAATATAAGGTGCTCTTGGTCGTTCAGGACCAGGTCGTATTAAACGGAACCCGCGTCGGCGGTTACAACAACATCTCCGGTGATTTAGGACCCTCTCGTGGGATTTTTATGGAGCCGGATCTTTCGCCCGCCGGTTATCCGGCTTTGCTCTTTCACGAACTCGGTCATTTTTATTTTTCCAACATTCCTTGGTTGAGCGAAGGCTTGGTTTCCTTTTTACCCTTCGTTCTTTATAAAGAGAAAAAGATCAATCTTACCAAAGAAGAGTTAATCTCGATTGCGGAAGAATGGAGTTCCGAAGAAGGGTTGCAAGGCGGGAAGGATTTCCCTTTGGACCCCGACTTTCGAGAAAAAAATCCGGCAGCCACCCCGACCTTTTACAATAAAGCTCTGAAGATTCAATATATTCTATATAAAGAATTGGGTCCGGCCGGTTACAGGGATTTTGTCAAAAAATTAGTGTTCGAGAATTCACCCAAAACAACGGGAGAAGTGATCCTGATCCTAAAGTCGATCCGGGATAAAAATTGGTCCAGCCTGCTTCGAGGGTGGGTAACGCGTGGTCCATACGAAGTTTATACCTGGAAAACCTTCCAAAGAGAATCGATCCTGGGCACTTTCGTGCAACTTCCTTGA
- a CDS encoding SpoIIE family protein phosphatase, with amino-acid sequence MGLDFLRSDLILFNYYSFGSLLVTITTFFLAVFFISLKRKTVATYHLGIAFFVFGLFEIGYFMAAFYYHPIAAYHRWLTGCLILPAVTHFTQFFIRYPSNSNKKLGFWMMIFQHILGFIVACIFIYMTYISEKIYHFTAHHWDFNALISSKYLAFMIAFYCVIAFIIVPAWRIVTDKEKKRFAIFLFALGFMIAAFYPNIANVLSRDGLMERSTYMTSNVIFFIAAFSVVVIVFINNSTERTTFMVKIVGITLFTICLIMQSLVFISNQDKESEYDSLHIVNSERVLESGKINNEVEYTLRYDEKTGELITTDYNSKYGLDLPLVKVDLQNTLIYEEIAALREDNFRENLKAILDSSPEYFAGYKDAIYKFVKENSSLSSKDLKKALLKHAEKLNKDAFVNTNKLQGINPNSFCEEGKSYLEKNKDLESFKNGILKNLEGCSWKGKEVSGKELKAEFLKYFSLFKPAETRHYRRSVDGLGHHVAFMKYIPAKKQVVELGFSYKKYREFMHPTSVKQTIILFAVIFVVLVLFPLFFKSSLVDPLNNLLSGVEKVNKGDLDVEVPVKVRDEIGFLADSFNSMVSSIKQARRELQDYAENLEEKVKERTQEVQEKMEEVQRLKVQQDGDYFLTSLLAKPLFYNANKSKLVHTEFTLKQKKQFEFRGKHSDLGGDICVTGNLRLGTQESYKRYTMAMNGDAMGKSMQGAGGALVMGVVMNSIMARSAANNRILNKTPSEWLSEVYQEIHSVFKSFNGSMVISAVVFLIEEETGKCFYFNAEHPFSVLYRDGKASFLEEGLQLRKLGLDSEFDFEVRTFELKKGDVLILGSDGRDDIDLTPEETVRTINEDENLFLRNVEKGKGVLEDIESEIRKYGELTDDLSLLKIEFQVEKKKDELDEMFTGGDRIEVALNPDVIYEDAKQLYKAGKVEQALELLKTGYTHDTANQKINKLLGLLSFKGKDYTTAIEVLSNYLKTDPGLHEYWFYLSIANKKVGKYEQALQASLKLRDIQPENLSNLVNLSDIYRLTDQFDLAEEVARKLMHLDPGNQNGERLLKLIERDRA; translated from the coding sequence ATGGGATTAGATTTTCTGAGATCAGATTTGATTCTGTTCAACTATTATTCTTTTGGCAGTCTTTTAGTAACGATTACCACCTTCTTCCTTGCCGTTTTTTTTATTAGTTTAAAAAGAAAGACGGTTGCGACGTATCATCTCGGGATCGCCTTTTTCGTGTTCGGTCTTTTCGAGATCGGATACTTTATGGCCGCGTTTTACTATCATCCGATTGCGGCATATCATAGATGGTTGACGGGATGTTTGATTCTTCCCGCGGTGACTCATTTTACCCAGTTTTTTATCCGTTATCCGAGCAACTCGAATAAGAAGCTCGGTTTCTGGATGATGATCTTTCAGCACATTTTAGGGTTCATCGTCGCTTGCATCTTTATCTACATGACGTACATCTCGGAGAAGATTTACCACTTCACCGCGCATCATTGGGATTTCAACGCGCTGATCTCTAGCAAATATCTGGCTTTTATGATCGCATTCTACTGCGTCATTGCATTTATCATCGTCCCTGCTTGGAGGATCGTCACCGATAAGGAAAAAAAGAGATTCGCAATCTTCCTGTTTGCCCTCGGGTTTATGATCGCGGCTTTTTATCCGAATATCGCTAACGTATTGAGTCGAGACGGTCTGATGGAACGGTCCACTTACATGACCTCGAACGTTATTTTCTTTATCGCCGCGTTTTCGGTCGTCGTCATCGTCTTCATCAACAACAGTACCGAAAGAACCACATTCATGGTTAAGATCGTGGGAATCACGTTATTCACGATTTGTTTGATCATGCAGTCCCTCGTATTTATTTCCAACCAGGATAAGGAATCCGAATACGATAGCCTTCATATCGTCAACAGCGAACGCGTTTTGGAAAGCGGTAAGATCAACAACGAAGTAGAATACACGCTTCGATACGATGAAAAAACGGGAGAATTGATTACGACCGATTACAACTCGAAATACGGTTTGGATCTTCCGCTCGTAAAAGTGGATCTTCAGAATACTCTGATCTACGAGGAAATTGCGGCTCTCAGAGAAGATAATTTTCGCGAGAACCTCAAAGCGATTCTTGATTCATCGCCGGAATACTTTGCCGGTTACAAAGACGCGATCTATAAGTTCGTTAAGGAAAATTCTTCCTTAAGTTCTAAGGATTTAAAAAAAGCGCTTCTAAAACATGCAGAAAAGCTAAACAAAGACGCCTTTGTTAATACGAACAAACTTCAGGGTATCAATCCGAATTCTTTTTGCGAAGAAGGAAAATCCTATCTCGAAAAAAATAAGGATCTGGAATCCTTCAAAAACGGAATTCTGAAAAACTTAGAAGGATGTTCTTGGAAGGGAAAAGAAGTTTCCGGTAAGGAACTGAAAGCCGAATTCCTAAAATACTTCAGTTTGTTCAAACCCGCGGAAACCAGACACTACAGAAGAAGCGTGGACGGACTTGGGCATCACGTTGCGTTTATGAAATACATCCCTGCAAAAAAGCAGGTAGTCGAACTCGGATTTTCGTATAAAAAATATCGCGAATTCATGCACCCGACCTCGGTGAAGCAGACGATCATTTTGTTTGCGGTGATTTTTGTAGTACTCGTCTTATTTCCGTTATTCTTTAAAAGCAGTCTCGTCGATCCGTTGAACAATTTGTTATCCGGGGTGGAAAAGGTAAACAAAGGGGATCTTGATGTGGAGGTTCCCGTTAAGGTTCGCGACGAAATCGGATTCTTAGCCGATTCGTTCAACTCGATGGTTTCTTCGATCAAACAAGCGAGAAGAGAACTCCAGGACTACGCCGAAAACCTAGAAGAAAAGGTGAAAGAAAGAACTCAGGAAGTTCAGGAAAAAATGGAAGAGGTCCAAAGGCTGAAGGTTCAGCAGGACGGGGATTACTTCCTTACTTCCCTTTTGGCAAAACCGCTTTTTTACAACGCGAACAAATCGAAGCTCGTTCACACCGAATTCACGTTAAAGCAAAAGAAACAATTCGAGTTTCGCGGAAAACATTCGGACCTTGGCGGGGACATTTGCGTTACCGGAAATCTCCGTTTAGGAACTCAAGAAAGTTATAAACGTTATACGATGGCGATGAACGGAGACGCGATGGGTAAGTCCATGCAGGGCGCCGGCGGGGCTCTTGTTATGGGGGTAGTCATGAACTCCATCATGGCTCGCTCGGCGGCAAACAATAGGATTCTTAACAAGACTCCTTCCGAATGGTTAAGCGAAGTTTATCAGGAAATTCATTCCGTATTCAAGTCGTTTAACGGAAGTATGGTGATTTCGGCGGTGGTATTCCTGATCGAGGAAGAAACCGGAAAATGTTTTTATTTCAATGCGGAACACCCTTTTAGCGTTCTTTATCGCGACGGAAAAGCCAGCTTTTTGGAAGAAGGTCTTCAGCTCAGAAAACTCGGTTTGGATTCGGAGTTCGATTTTGAGGTGAGAACTTTCGAACTCAAAAAAGGCGACGTCCTGATTCTCGGATCGGACGGTCGCGACGATATCGATTTAACTCCGGAAGAAACCGTAAGAACGATCAACGAAGATGAAAACTTATTCTTAAGAAACGTGGAAAAGGGAAAAGGCGTCCTCGAAGACATCGAAAGCGAAATCCGAAAATACGGAGAATTGACGGACGACCTTTCCTTATTGAAGATCGAATTCCAAGTAGAAAAGAAAAAAGACGAACTGGATGAAATGTTCACCGGCGGTGATCGCATCGAGGTCGCTCTTAATCCGGACGTGATCTACGAAGACGCGAAACAACTTTACAAAGCCGGTAAAGTGGAACAGGCTCTGGAACTTCTCAAGACCGGTTACACGCACGACACCGCTAATCAAAAGATCAACAAGCTTCTCGGTCTTTTGAGTTTTAAGGGAAAAGACTATACGACCGCGATCGAAGTTTTAAGCAACTATCTGAAAACGGATCCGGGACTTCACGAGTATTGGTTTTATCTCTCGATTGCGAACAAGAAAGTCGGAAAATACGAACAAGCATTGCAGGCGAGCTTGAAACTGAGAGACATTCAACCGGAGAATCTTTCCAATCTCGTCAACCTTTCCGATATCTATCGACTAACGGATCAATTCGATCTCGCGGAAGAAGTGGCTCGAAAGCTGATGCATCTTGATCCGGGCAATCAAAACGGGGAAAGACTTCTCAAACTCATCGAAAGAGATCGTGCGTAA
- a CDS encoding SpoIIE family protein phosphatase, whose protein sequence is MGETGSIWDNILLNYYSFGSLLSFLTAILISGVFLFIDKKVSSTKHLAFGAFLLGVFQFGYVFAAVLYHPFAAYHRWITAGLILPAILHIGQFVARYPENDFPRFNLVTTIVLWVVAALSVGYFCFSTWNASVKYHFTAHHWDFNAENVSRTIAIIIFTYVFINFVAIPIWRMTLLKGKTRWIIFGFMMSFLIGGTVPVIANLLSRDGYIERSIYLTSIVLLFMAAFFIILILYLNFSVEKTSFMLKIVGITFVTVLIIMQALVYISNQDKESEYDTLSQIHMERALEGGAIEEGISYVIRWNKDKNTFDRDKYDPKIHPDQEQLEIDFKNTLLYEEIFDLQPQGFRESLMKLVDHSHENFGGYKYSIINFLKDHPELEDAALKTALSKELSRLGLHVFVASNKLDNIFAEDFCAKGRTYLDGAKEVKMFRISLEYRWNFCKWDGKAVTPAKLKEEVLNYFRPFVPSLTRYYRKKDVDNHSRHYIGFIKYDREKDTVNEVGFSYRAYREFMHPTALKQIIVLGVVIVVIILLFPLFFRGSLVSPLNDLLSGVEKVNDGSLEVQVPIRVKDEIGFLADSFNNMVSSIRDARKELQDYAEHLATKVRLRTEELSEKIDEFQKLKIQQDGDYFLTSLLAKPLNYNASKSSRISTQFLLRQKKQFEFKGKRADLGGDICVTGNLRLGTPSDFKRYVFAMNGDAMGKSMQGAGGSLVMGVVINSILARSAADNRILDMSPEQWLTETYEEVNAVFKSFNGSMVISGSFFLIEEESGKCFYFNAEHPFTVLYRDGRATFLDSSLTLRKIGLESEYPFKVFNTTLRKGDVLIVGSDGKDDLDLTPDKDTRSINEDETLFLKTVELGKGDLDKIEHLIYKNGEITDDLSLLRIEFGILQTEQARGSSLDADHSIAASLNEEPNDWSISYSHARQLYKDGNVKEAIDELADLYSKTPEDSKVIKLLGLLSFKDKDYVKAVEILGKYLELDPELSEYWYYLSVANKKLGRISEAISASERVIAKQPDNANNLVNLSDLYRMQQDYTTAKDFAIKALDLDPHNENAKKILKKIENHV, encoded by the coding sequence ATGGGCGAAACGGGATCCATTTGGGACAATATACTTCTCAATTATTATTCGTTTGGAAGTTTGTTATCTTTTTTAACAGCCATCCTCATTTCCGGGGTTTTTCTTTTTATCGATAAGAAAGTATCGAGCACCAAACATCTTGCGTTCGGCGCGTTCTTGCTGGGTGTTTTTCAGTTCGGTTATGTTTTTGCGGCCGTTCTTTATCATCCGTTTGCAGCGTATCACCGCTGGATAACGGCGGGCTTAATTCTTCCCGCAATTCTTCATATCGGACAGTTCGTCGCACGTTATCCGGAAAACGATTTCCCAAGATTCAATCTCGTCACAACGATCGTGTTGTGGGTCGTTGCCGCTTTGTCCGTCGGCTACTTCTGTTTTTCCACTTGGAACGCATCGGTAAAATACCACTTCACGGCTCATCATTGGGATTTTAACGCGGAAAACGTAAGTCGCACAATTGCGATCATCATCTTTACGTATGTATTCATCAACTTCGTTGCGATTCCTATCTGGAGAATGACGCTACTCAAAGGTAAAACGAGATGGATCATCTTCGGATTTATGATGTCCTTTTTGATCGGTGGAACCGTTCCGGTCATCGCCAACCTTTTGAGCCGCGACGGTTACATCGAAAGATCGATTTATCTTACTTCGATCGTTCTTTTGTTCATGGCGGCCTTCTTTATCATTCTTATCTTATATTTGAACTTTTCCGTAGAAAAAACTTCGTTCATGTTGAAGATCGTTGGAATCACTTTCGTTACGGTTCTTATCATCATGCAAGCGCTCGTCTACATCTCCAATCAAGACAAAGAATCAGAGTACGACACTCTGAGTCAGATTCACATGGAAAGGGCTTTGGAAGGAGGTGCGATCGAAGAAGGAATTTCCTACGTAATCCGATGGAATAAAGATAAGAATACGTTCGATCGCGATAAATACGATCCGAAGATTCATCCCGATCAAGAACAGCTTGAGATCGATTTTAAGAACACGCTTTTATACGAGGAAATATTCGATCTTCAACCGCAGGGATTTCGCGAATCCTTAATGAAGCTCGTGGATCATTCCCATGAGAATTTCGGGGGATATAAGTATTCTATCATCAACTTTCTGAAAGATCATCCCGAGTTGGAAGACGCGGCCTTGAAAACCGCGTTGAGCAAGGAACTATCAAGACTCGGTCTTCACGTATTCGTTGCTTCCAACAAGCTCGATAATATTTTTGCGGAGGATTTCTGCGCGAAAGGGAGAACTTATCTGGATGGCGCAAAAGAAGTGAAGATGTTCCGCATTTCCTTGGAATATCGATGGAACTTTTGTAAATGGGACGGCAAAGCCGTAACTCCGGCAAAGTTAAAGGAAGAAGTTTTGAACTACTTCCGCCCGTTCGTACCTTCTCTTACGAGATACTATCGTAAGAAGGACGTAGACAATCACAGTCGGCATTATATCGGTTTTATCAAATACGATCGTGAAAAAGACACGGTGAACGAGGTCGGCTTTTCCTACAGAGCTTACCGCGAATTTATGCACCCGACCGCGTTGAAACAAATCATTGTATTGGGCGTCGTGATCGTAGTGATCATTCTTCTCTTTCCGTTGTTCTTTCGAGGAAGTCTCGTTTCACCTCTGAATGATTTGCTGAGCGGCGTGGAAAAAGTAAACGACGGAAGTCTGGAAGTGCAGGTGCCGATTCGGGTTAAAGACGAAATCGGATTTTTAGCGGATTCGTTTAACAACATGGTTTCCTCGATTCGAGACGCGAGAAAAGAACTCCAAGATTACGCGGAACATCTCGCAACCAAAGTCCGTTTGAGGACGGAGGAATTGTCCGAAAAAATCGACGAATTCCAAAAACTGAAGATTCAGCAGGACGGGGATTATTTCTTAACATCCCTTTTGGCAAAACCTTTGAACTACAACGCGAGCAAGTCTTCGCGCATCTCCACTCAGTTTCTTCTGAGACAAAAAAAGCAGTTCGAGTTTAAGGGAAAGCGCGCCGATCTCGGAGGGGATATTTGTGTTACCGGAAATCTCCGTTTAGGAACGCCGTCCGATTTTAAAAGATATGTCTTTGCGATGAACGGGGATGCGATGGGCAAGTCCATGCAGGGAGCGGGAGGTTCTCTTGTAATGGGCGTCGTTATCAATTCGATTTTAGCCCGATCCGCTGCGGACAATCGAATTCTTGACATGTCTCCGGAACAATGGTTAACCGAAACATACGAAGAAGTAAACGCTGTATTCAAGTCGTTTAACGGTAGTATGGTGATTTCCGGGTCGTTCTTTCTAATCGAAGAAGAATCAGGGAAATGTTTTTATTTCAATGCGGAACATCCTTTTACCGTTCTGTATCGGGACGGACGCGCCACATTCTTGGATTCTTCCTTAACGTTGCGTAAGATCGGATTAGAGTCGGAATATCCTTTCAAAGTTTTTAATACGACTTTGCGGAAGGGCGACGTATTGATCGTCGGTTCGGATGGAAAGGACGATTTGGATCTTACCCCCGATAAGGACACTCGATCGATCAACGAAGATGAGACTCTCTTTCTCAAAACGGTTGAGTTAGGTAAAGGAGATCTCGACAAGATCGAGCATTTGATTTACAAAAATGGGGAAATCACGGACGATCTTTCGCTCTTAAGAATCGAATTCGGAATTCTTCAAACGGAACAAGCTCGAGGATCTTCCCTCGATGCGGATCATTCGATCGCGGCATCCTTAAACGAAGAGCCGAACGATTGGAGCATTTCGTACTCCCACGCCCGTCAGTTGTATAAGGATGGAAACGTAAAAGAAGCGATCGACGAACTCGCGGATCTTTATTCGAAAACGCCGGAAGATTCTAAGGTTATAAAATTACTCGGCCTTTTGAGTTTTAAGGATAAGGATTACGTCAAAGCCGTCGAGATCTTAGGAAAGTATCTCGAACTCGATCCGGAATTGAGCGAGTATTGGTATTATCTTTCCGTAGCGAACAAGAAATTGGGAAGAATTTCCGAAGCGATCTCGGCGTCCGAAAGAGTGATCGCCAAACAGCCGGATAACGCGAATAACTTGGTCAATCTTTCCGATTTATATCGGATGCAACAGGATTATACGACCGCAAAAGATTTTGCGATCAAAGCCCTGGACTTGGATCCGCACAACGAAAACGCGAAGAAGATTTTAAAGAAGATTGAAAATCACGTTTGA
- a CDS encoding enoyl-CoA hydratase-related protein has product MSESGTVIYSIEQEIAVLLLNRPEKRNAISKELLSTLHQSILKAKNEKSVRALVLGGIGPSFCAGADLKERATMAPKEVTHFLEDLKNCFLELENFPYPTVAALDGDAFGGGLELALCCDFILLKNDIRIGLTETRLGIIPGGGGTQRLPRRIGISKAKEMIFTGKTIDAETALNYGLANSIWHDSSLPAAKMLAEEIASHSAPIALQLAKKAIAEGYGQDIQTALKTEKKYYDETLKTEDRLEALKAFQEKRKPIFKGK; this is encoded by the coding sequence ATGAGCGAATCCGGCACAGTAATCTATTCCATCGAACAAGAAATCGCGGTTCTTCTTTTGAACAGACCCGAAAAAAGAAACGCAATCAGTAAAGAACTTCTTTCCACACTTCATCAATCGATTTTAAAAGCGAAAAACGAAAAATCGGTTCGCGCTTTGGTTCTAGGAGGAATCGGACCTTCTTTTTGCGCGGGAGCGGATCTTAAGGAAAGAGCGACGATGGCCCCCAAAGAAGTGACTCACTTTTTAGAAGATCTCAAAAATTGTTTTTTGGAACTGGAGAATTTTCCTTATCCAACCGTAGCGGCGCTTGACGGAGACGCCTTTGGCGGCGGTCTTGAACTTGCGTTGTGCTGCGATTTTATTCTTCTCAAAAACGATATCCGAATCGGACTTACGGAAACCCGTTTGGGAATTATTCCGGGTGGCGGAGGAACACAAAGACTTCCTCGTAGAATCGGAATCTCCAAAGCAAAGGAGATGATCTTTACGGGTAAAACGATCGACGCGGAAACTGCGTTGAACTACGGACTTGCAAATTCGATCTGGCACGATTCTTCTTTACCCGCGGCGAAAATGTTAGCGGAAGAAATCGCGTCCCACTCTGCGCCTATCGCACTTCAGCTTGCAAAGAAAGCAATCGCGGAAGGTTATGGTCAGGATATACAAACGGCTCTCAAAACCGAAAAGAAATACTACGACGAAACCTTAAAGACGGAAGATCGGTTGGAAGCTTTGAAAGCGTTTCAAGAAAAACGAAAACCGATTTTTAAAGGAAAATAA